One stretch of Callospermophilus lateralis isolate mCalLat2 chromosome 11, mCalLat2.hap1, whole genome shotgun sequence DNA includes these proteins:
- the Tmem11 gene encoding transmembrane protein 11, mitochondrial, whose product MAAWGRRRLGPGSSGGSTRERVSLSATDCYIVHEIYNGENAQDQFEYELEQALEAQYKYIVIEPTRIGDETARWITVGNCLHKTTVLAGTACLFTPLALPLDYSHYISLPAGALSLACCTLYGISWQFDPCCKYQVEYDAYKLSRLPLHTLTSSTPVVLVRKDDLHRKRLHNTIALAALVYCVKKIYELYAV is encoded by the exons ATGGCCGCTTGGGGAAGGAGGCGTCTGGGCCCGGGCAGCAGCGGCGGCAGCACCCGAGAGAG GGTGAGCTTGTCGGCCACGGACTGCTACATCGTGCACGAGATCTACAATGGGGAGAACGCCCAAGACCAGTTTGAATATGAGCTGGAGCAGGCCCTGGAAGCCCAGTACAAGTACATTGTGATTGAGCCCACCCGCATCGGCGATGAGACTGCGCGCTGGATCACCGTGGGCAATTGCCTGCATAAGACGACCGTGCTGGCGGGTACTGCCTGCCTCTTCACCCCATTGGCACTGCCCTTAGATTATTCCCACTACATCTCCCTGCCCGCTGGTGCGCTGAGCCTGGCCTGCTGCACCCTCTACGGGATCTCCTGGCAGTTTGACCCTTGCTGCAAGTACCAAGTGGAGTACGATGCCTATAAACTGTCCCGCCTGCCTCTGCACACACTCACCTCCTCCACCCCGGTGGTGCTGGTCCGGAAGGACGACCTGCACAGAAAGAGACTGCACAACACGATAGCACTGGCCGCCCTGGTGTACTGTGTAAAGAAGATTTACGAACTCTACGCTGTATGA
- the Natd1 gene encoding protein NATD1: MAHSAAPVPLGALEQGCPIRVEHDRRRRQFTVRLNGCHDRAVLLYEYVGKRIVDLQHTEVPDAYRGRGIAKHLAKAALDFVVEEDLKAHLTCWYIQKYVKENPLPQYLERLQP; encoded by the exons ATGGCGCACTCGGCGGCCCCGGTGCCGCTCGGCGCGCTGGAGCAGGGCTGCCCCATCCGCGTGGAGCACGACCGCCGGCGCCGCCAGTTCACCGTGCGCCTCAACG GGTGTCATGACCGGGCTGTCCTGCTCTATGAGTATGTGGGCAAACGGATCGTGGACCTGCAACACACCGAGGTACCGGATGCCTACCGCGGGCGTGGCATTGCCAAACACCTCGCCAAG GCTGCCCTGGACTTTGTGGTGGAGGAGGACCTGAAGGCCCATCTCACGTGCTGGTACATCCAGAAGTATGTCAAGGAGAACCCCCTGCCGCAGTACCTGGAGCGGCTGCAGCCGTAG